The following coding sequences lie in one Mucilaginibacter sp. KACC 22773 genomic window:
- a CDS encoding CdaR family protein produces MAIVKLSTTERRRLSVFFTCLGLAIVAWIFTTLSSPLPFAVNEALVYKNSPQKRAFHPLQTDSVKATIQGTGWQMLFSKLKPENKPIIVDLAPLDTRNYVVLSSQLKVINSKRDANQQITAIDPDTLYFDFTNRLTKKVPVRALLGIEYQKQFAISGNVSIKPAYVTISGPADRLQKIGEWKTDSIKAADVNETIIARVNLQPVSEGNLTIYPKNVQVVVPVDEFTEKTLDIPVKLINNHNYDNVKVFPQKVKVTFTTSLNRYKDMSDDLFEATADLDLWRDHGYSTLPVQLTRFPPFCKIVRVSPANIDFIIKK; encoded by the coding sequence ATGGCAATAGTAAAACTATCCACAACAGAACGGCGGCGGCTATCGGTATTTTTTACCTGCCTTGGGCTTGCCATTGTTGCCTGGATTTTTACAACGCTATCGAGTCCGTTGCCTTTTGCGGTTAATGAAGCTCTTGTTTACAAAAACTCGCCGCAAAAACGTGCTTTCCACCCATTACAGACCGATAGTGTGAAAGCTACCATACAGGGTACGGGCTGGCAAATGCTGTTTTCGAAATTGAAGCCCGAAAACAAGCCAATTATTGTTGATTTGGCACCGTTGGACACCCGCAACTATGTTGTGCTTAGTTCTCAGCTAAAGGTTATCAATTCAAAACGGGACGCTAACCAACAAATTACAGCTATCGACCCCGACACACTGTATTTTGATTTTACCAACCGGCTTACCAAAAAAGTACCGGTAAGGGCTTTGTTAGGTATCGAATATCAAAAGCAGTTTGCCATATCGGGCAACGTATCTATTAAACCTGCGTATGTGACCATAAGCGGTCCCGCCGATAGGCTGCAAAAAATAGGCGAATGGAAAACTGATTCTATAAAAGCCGCCGATGTAAATGAAACCATCATCGCGCGCGTTAATTTGCAGCCGGTAAGCGAGGGTAATTTAACCATATACCCCAAAAATGTACAGGTGGTTGTCCCGGTGGACGAGTTTACCGAGAAAACTTTGGATATCCCGGTTAAACTCATCAACAACCACAATTACGACAACGTTAAGGTGTTTCCTCAAAAAGTAAAAGTAACATTTACCACATCGTTAAACCGCTACAAGGATATGAGTGACGACCTTTTTGAGGCTACCGCCGATCTTGATCTTTGGCGCGATCACGGGTATTCAACCCTACCGGTACAACTGACACGCTTCCCTCCTTTTTGTAAAATAGTAAGGGTAAGCCCGGCTAATATTGATTTTATCATCAAAAAATGA
- a CDS encoding aldo/keto reductase: MNYRNFKNTPIAEVGLGTWQLGSADWGNVNDEDAFAILKAYTDAGGNFIDTADVYGMGVSESVIGRFLKTTNKEVFVATKLGRRGDSPNGWPQNFTYDIMKRNVEDSLKHLDVTQLFLEQLHCIPTGEMKSGKVFDHLRALQQQGLIKHFGASVETSEEALICLEQEGLASLQIIFNLFRQHVADEVFAKAKDKDVAIIVRVPLASGLLSGKFNGQTQFAANDHRNYNANGEAFNTGETFSGIEFNEGLKLSQQIKQILPDGSMPQLAIRWILDHPEVTTVIPGASKVSQVDSNVGACALEPLSSHIHQQLRSLYDAEIIGKIRGHY; the protein is encoded by the coding sequence ATGAACTACAGAAATTTCAAAAACACACCTATAGCCGAAGTTGGCCTGGGCACATGGCAACTGGGCAGTGCAGATTGGGGTAATGTAAATGACGAGGATGCTTTTGCTATACTAAAGGCATATACCGATGCAGGAGGTAATTTTATCGATACCGCCGATGTTTATGGCATGGGTGTAAGTGAATCCGTTATCGGCAGGTTTTTAAAAACAACAAATAAGGAAGTATTTGTTGCTACCAAACTGGGTCGCCGCGGCGATTCCCCGAATGGCTGGCCGCAAAACTTTACTTACGATATAATGAAGCGGAATGTGGAAGACTCGCTGAAGCATTTGGATGTGACACAACTATTTTTAGAGCAATTGCATTGTATCCCTACCGGCGAAATGAAATCGGGTAAAGTATTTGATCATTTACGTGCCCTGCAGCAGCAAGGCCTCATTAAACACTTTGGCGCCAGTGTAGAAACATCCGAGGAAGCGCTTATATGCCTGGAGCAGGAAGGCCTGGCATCGTTACAGATTATTTTTAACCTGTTCAGGCAACACGTGGCCGACGAGGTTTTTGCCAAAGCGAAGGACAAAGACGTTGCCATTATTGTGAGGGTTCCCTTAGCCAGTGGGTTATTATCCGGTAAATTTAACGGGCAAACCCAATTTGCCGCAAATGACCACCGTAATTATAACGCCAACGGCGAGGCCTTTAATACCGGCGAAACATTTTCGGGCATCGAGTTTAACGAAGGCCTGAAGCTATCTCAACAAATAAAACAAATATTACCCGACGGGAGTATGCCGCAATTGGCTATCCGCTGGATATTGGATCATCCGGAAGTTACCACTGTTATTCCCGGAGCATCAAAAGTATCGCAGGTTGATAGTAACGTGGGGGCATGTGCTTTGGAGCCCTTGTCGTCACATATTCATCAGCAATTAAGGAGTTTGTATGATGCTGAAATTATTGGGAAGATAAGAGGGCATTATTGA
- a CDS encoding family 10 glycosylhydrolase: MNKREFLKAGLLAGVAAQLPLLSTAAPVNTAGMKKNKKKNWIWINPNLKDTDEDLKTNYAAYKAKGITGIFFENDSERHFRAAKAAGIEAHRWIWTFNRAELLTEHPEWYSKSRNGDSCADKPPYVTYYRWLCPSRPEVQDYLTTTVDKILALDYVDGIHLDYVRYCDVVLPVNLWDHYKIEQTKELPEYDFCYCEVCQAKFKEQYGLDVKAIQYPDASLSWRLFRYGNIIRVVNKISEVAKQHKKAITAAVFPTPEVARRNVRQDWTNFHLDGVCPMIYHGFYKEGVSWIGDAVAEGVHFLDGKFPLYAGLYISDFKNDDEVRAGIQYALKNGAAGISFFGKVTPTILDILHEETGK; the protein is encoded by the coding sequence ATGAATAAGCGCGAATTTTTAAAAGCCGGTTTATTGGCCGGTGTTGCTGCCCAGTTGCCATTGCTAAGCACTGCCGCTCCGGTAAATACCGCGGGCATGAAAAAAAATAAAAAGAAAAACTGGATATGGATAAATCCTAACCTAAAGGATACGGATGAGGATTTAAAAACTAATTATGCAGCTTATAAAGCTAAAGGTATAACAGGAATATTTTTTGAAAACGACAGCGAGCGGCATTTTCGCGCTGCCAAAGCTGCCGGAATTGAGGCGCATCGCTGGATATGGACTTTTAACCGTGCCGAACTGTTAACCGAACATCCCGAGTGGTACAGCAAAAGCCGCAACGGCGATTCATGTGCCGATAAACCACCCTACGTAACTTACTACCGCTGGCTTTGCCCATCGCGCCCCGAAGTACAGGATTACCTGACTACTACCGTTGATAAGATACTGGCTTTAGATTATGTAGATGGCATTCACCTGGATTATGTGCGTTATTGCGATGTTGTACTGCCGGTGAACCTTTGGGACCATTACAAAATTGAACAAACCAAAGAATTGCCCGAATATGATTTTTGCTATTGCGAGGTTTGCCAGGCCAAATTTAAAGAACAATATGGCCTGGATGTAAAAGCAATACAATACCCGGATGCTAGCCTTTCGTGGCGTTTGTTCAGGTATGGTAATATTATCAGGGTGGTCAACAAAATTTCGGAGGTGGCTAAGCAGCATAAAAAAGCCATAACCGCGGCTGTGTTCCCAACCCCCGAAGTGGCACGCCGAAACGTGAGGCAGGACTGGACAAATTTTCACCTGGATGGTGTTTGCCCCATGATTTATCATGGCTTTTATAAAGAGGGGGTAAGCTGGATAGGTGATGCCGTGGCCGAAGGTGTACACTTTTTGGATGGAAAATTCCCGCTGTATGCAGGTCTGTATATATCGGACTTTAAAAATGACGACGAAGTGCGCGCCGGGATACAATATGCATTAAAGAATGGTGCTGCCGGGATTTCGTTTTTTGGTAAGGTGACGCCAACTATATTGGATATTTTGCACGAGGAAACGGGTAAGTAG
- the yajC gene encoding preprotein translocase subunit YajC yields MIATIFLQAAAGGAFGSYGTLIPMVLIIVVFYFFMIRPQVKKQKDQKKYVDELKKGDRVVTTAGIHGRIIDLNDSTFLVEVENGKIRFDKSAISLDASKALNTPAVVK; encoded by the coding sequence ATGATAGCAACAATTTTTTTACAGGCCGCTGCAGGCGGTGCTTTTGGTAGCTACGGTACGTTAATACCTATGGTATTAATTATCGTAGTGTTTTATTTTTTCATGATACGCCCACAGGTTAAAAAACAAAAAGATCAAAAGAAATACGTAGATGAACTAAAAAAAGGCGACAGGGTTGTAACCACAGCAGGCATACATGGCCGCATCATCGACCTTAATGATAGTACTTTTTTGGTTGAAGTTGAAAACGGAAAAATCCGTTTCGATAAATCGGCAATATCATTAGATGCGTCAAAAGCATTGAATACACCGGCTGTAGTTAAGTAG
- a CDS encoding EVE domain-containing protein produces the protein MQHWLVKSEPVKYSWEKFNKDGRTFWDGVRNYQARNNLRLMQEGDLVLFYHSNDGKEVVGIAKVVKEAYQDPTTEDPNWVVVDLSPVETLKKPVTLETIKADEQLKDVGLVRQGRLSVMALKREEFDRILELGS, from the coding sequence ATGCAGCATTGGTTAGTAAAATCCGAACCCGTAAAATATAGCTGGGAAAAATTTAATAAAGATGGCCGTACCTTTTGGGATGGCGTACGCAACTACCAGGCACGCAATAATTTAAGATTGATGCAGGAGGGCGACCTGGTGTTGTTTTACCACAGTAATGATGGCAAGGAAGTAGTGGGTATAGCCAAAGTAGTTAAAGAAGCCTACCAGGACCCCACAACCGAAGACCCAAACTGGGTGGTGGTTGATCTTTCGCCGGTAGAAACATTGAAGAAGCCGGTAACATTAGAGACAATAAAAGCCGATGAACAACTGAAGGATGTTGGACTGGTAAGGCAAGGCCGGCTTTCGGTAATGGCATTAAAACGCGAGGAGTTTGACCGTATTTTAGAACTGGGCAGTTAA
- the coaE gene encoding dephospho-CoA kinase (Dephospho-CoA kinase (CoaE) performs the final step in coenzyme A biosynthesis.) has translation MLKIGLTGNIGSGKTTVAKVFELLGVPVFYADDEAKKVMVTDAILIDAIKQTFGVESYFADGSLNRKHIAAIVFNNPAELEKLNALVHPAVFSAFEALEAKAKDAPYIIREAAILFESGSYKTCDRSIIVTAPLDKRIARVVQRDGISLDEVKKREGRQMPEDEKKKLADDVIINDDSQLVIPQVIALHQKYLALAHNL, from the coding sequence ATGCTTAAAATAGGTTTAACAGGCAACATAGGCAGCGGAAAAACCACTGTAGCAAAGGTATTTGAGCTATTGGGTGTACCGGTTTTTTACGCCGATGACGAAGCAAAAAAGGTTATGGTTACAGATGCTATACTGATTGATGCCATAAAGCAAACCTTTGGTGTTGAATCTTATTTTGCTGATGGTTCATTAAACCGCAAACATATCGCGGCCATTGTTTTTAATAACCCGGCGGAGTTAGAGAAACTTAACGCATTGGTACACCCTGCCGTTTTCAGTGCTTTTGAAGCACTTGAGGCGAAAGCAAAAGATGCCCCCTATATCATTCGCGAGGCGGCTATACTATTCGAAAGCGGTTCATACAAAACCTGCGATCGCTCTATCATTGTAACCGCTCCGCTGGATAAACGCATAGCCCGCGTTGTACAACGCGATGGCATTAGCCTTGATGAAGTTAAAAAGCGCGAAGGCCGCCAGATGCCCGAAGACGAAAAGAAAAAACTGGCCGATGACGTGATCATAAATGACGATAGCCAGCTGGTAATTCCGCAGGTAATTGCCCTGCACCAAAAATATTTAGCCCTTGCTCATAACTTATAA
- a CDS encoding transcription antitermination protein NusB — MLNRRHLRVKVLQALYAFHQSETTDIKQYEKNMLGSIDEVFEMYIWMLSLISEVANYAANDKEERANKHLPTAEDLNANTKIVSNRFILSLNDNRDYLIASKKYKVDWGFEPELAKTLFTTLKKSPEYAEYLAKTDDTIQTDKDIIKFIFKKVILKSSLAEQVFEDKFIFWPVDRDVLQALIAKTFKNFSSEDFKQNHLAEITGNWAEDREFVVDLFAKSIRFDKPYQELIAAKTTNWEPDRIAMMDTLLMKMAITEFVNFTSIPVKVTINEYLEISKEFSTPKSNSFINGILDKILIDLKAENKIKKIGRGLIE, encoded by the coding sequence ATGTTAAACAGAAGGCACCTACGGGTAAAAGTACTACAGGCATTATACGCGTTCCACCAATCGGAAACCACCGACATTAAACAGTATGAAAAAAACATGCTGGGAAGCATAGATGAAGTTTTTGAAATGTATATCTGGATGTTATCACTCATTTCAGAGGTGGCAAACTATGCCGCAAATGATAAAGAGGAGCGCGCCAACAAACATTTACCCACCGCCGAAGACCTGAATGCCAATACTAAAATTGTCAGCAACAGGTTTATCCTCTCCCTGAATGATAACCGTGATTATCTTATCGCCTCAAAAAAATACAAGGTTGACTGGGGTTTTGAACCCGAACTGGCTAAAACTCTGTTCACCACCCTTAAAAAATCGCCAGAGTATGCCGAATACCTGGCCAAAACCGACGACACCATCCAAACGGATAAAGACATCATTAAATTTATTTTCAAAAAAGTGATTTTAAAATCATCATTGGCCGAGCAGGTTTTTGAGGATAAATTCATTTTTTGGCCGGTAGACAGAGATGTTTTGCAAGCTTTGATTGCCAAAACATTTAAAAACTTTAGCAGCGAAGATTTTAAACAAAACCACCTTGCCGAAATTACCGGTAACTGGGCCGAAGACCGCGAATTTGTAGTTGACCTTTTTGCAAAAAGCATCCGTTTTGATAAACCTTACCAGGAATTGATAGCCGCCAAAACAACTAATTGGGAACCAGACCGTATTGCGATGATGGATACCCTGCTGATGAAAATGGCTATTACCGAGTTTGTCAACTTTACCTCGATCCCCGTAAAAGTTACTATCAATGAGTACCTTGAAATTTCAAAGGAGTTTAGCACACCTAAGAGTAATTCATTTATAAACGGTATCTTAGACAAGATTTTGATAGACCTTAAGGCCGAAAATAAGATCAAAAAAATTGGCAGAGGATTGATTGAATAG
- a CDS encoding carbohydrate-binding family 9-like protein, whose amino-acid sequence MATLFPISRRIQTVFLISMLFGPQITKAQSPFAGLENLFATPENYVVRHITNAPVVDGDINDAVWQQAKWTNNFADIEGDLKPKPPYKTKVKMLWDNNYLYIAAHLEEPQVWATLKNHDDIVYHDNDFELFIDPSTTTHSYYEIEVNALNTIFDLFLNKPYRNRGGGLIGWDANGLRSAVKVQGTLNNASDTDAGWTVEMAIPFSAITMGFKSQVPENGTIYRINFSRVEYDTKIVEGRNVKLKDSAGRDLPEHNWSWSPQGEIAMHSPEHWGYLLFSTHEADDVAFTMPYAEEQKKYLWLVYYREKQWYRQHHEYTSSLGKLGIHGKYDIAGISNKLKLQSTQNQFEAFITDANTNNTYTINHEGFIEQLNPIHHE is encoded by the coding sequence ATGGCCACACTATTTCCAATCAGCAGGCGGATACAAACGGTGTTTCTTATATCCATGTTATTTGGTCCTCAAATCACTAAGGCCCAATCGCCATTTGCCGGGCTGGAGAATTTGTTTGCGACACCTGAAAACTACGTGGTAAGGCATATAACAAACGCCCCGGTAGTTGACGGCGATATTAATGATGCAGTTTGGCAGCAAGCAAAATGGACAAATAATTTTGCTGATATTGAAGGCGACCTAAAACCCAAACCGCCTTACAAAACCAAGGTGAAAATGCTTTGGGATAACAACTATTTGTATATAGCCGCCCACTTGGAAGAGCCCCAGGTATGGGCCACTTTAAAAAATCACGATGATATTGTGTATCACGATAACGATTTTGAATTATTTATCGACCCATCCACAACAACCCATTCCTATTACGAAATTGAAGTAAACGCGCTGAACACCATTTTCGACTTGTTTTTAAATAAGCCATATCGCAATAGGGGAGGCGGTTTGATAGGCTGGGATGCTAACGGCCTGCGTTCGGCAGTTAAGGTGCAGGGCACGCTCAACAATGCTTCGGACACAGATGCCGGCTGGACGGTGGAAATGGCTATCCCTTTTAGTGCCATTACCATGGGATTTAAATCGCAGGTTCCTGAAAATGGCACCATTTACCGGATAAATTTTTCGCGGGTGGAGTATGATACCAAAATTGTAGAAGGGCGGAATGTAAAACTGAAGGATTCTGCCGGGCGCGATCTCCCGGAACATAACTGGTCATGGTCGCCGCAGGGCGAGATTGCCATGCACAGTCCCGAACATTGGGGGTATCTTTTGTTCAGCACACATGAGGCCGATGATGTAGCATTTACTATGCCTTATGCCGAGGAACAAAAGAAATATCTTTGGCTGGTTTATTACCGTGAAAAACAATGGTATAGGCAACATCATGAATATACTTCGTCGCTTGGTAAATTGGGTATCCACGGTAAGTATGATATTGCCGGTATCAGCAATAAATTAAAGCTGCAAAGCACCCAAAACCAGTTTGAGGCTTTTATTACCGACGCAAATACAAATAACACCTATACCATAAACCACGAAGGTTTTATAGAGCAATTAAACCCGATACACCATGAATAA
- a CDS encoding MarR family winged helix-turn-helix transcriptional regulator, whose amino-acid sequence MRIDDEIQSNKFEDNYHKVVINIAYTSGWLNNAFRCHFDKYNLTQQQFNILRILRGQYPKPATINLLKERMVDKMSDASRIVDRLIQKELVSRCTNNKDRRAVDIRISDLGLETLAKMDEEFKTRKVLENNLTADEAAQLSDLLDKLRG is encoded by the coding sequence ATGCGGATAGACGACGAAATACAAAGCAACAAATTTGAGGATAATTACCATAAAGTAGTTATCAATATTGCCTATACTTCAGGGTGGTTAAACAATGCTTTTCGTTGCCATTTTGATAAGTACAATCTAACCCAGCAGCAGTTTAATATCCTGAGGATACTAAGGGGGCAGTACCCAAAACCAGCTACGATTAATTTATTGAAAGAAAGGATGGTTGATAAAATGTCTGACGCCAGCCGCATTGTTGACCGCCTGATCCAAAAAGAACTGGTTTCGCGCTGCACCAATAATAAAGACCGCCGGGCTGTTGATATCCGCATAAGCGACCTTGGCCTGGAAACCCTTGCCAAAATGGACGAAGAATTTAAAACCCGTAAAGTTCTTGAAAATAACCTCACCGCTGACGAAGCTGCTCAGTTAAGCGATTTGCTGGATAAATTGAGGGGATAA
- a CDS encoding DUF5522 domain-containing protein — MQISNVQMLESYAPEFCTSKFRIFKFKLMLKEGIDYYINEDGNFVFTKHYHLTRGYCCKNKCLHCPWDYGKPQTNSSKTDPEDKL; from the coding sequence ATGCAGATTTCAAATGTGCAAATGTTGGAATCATACGCACCTGAATTCTGCACATCTAAATTTCGCATATTTAAATTCAAACTGATGCTGAAAGAGGGCATTGATTATTATATTAATGAAGATGGCAATTTTGTTTTTACAAAGCACTATCATTTAACGCGCGGCTATTGCTGTAAAAACAAATGCCTGCATTGCCCCTGGGACTATGGCAAACCCCAAACAAATAGCAGCAAAACTGACCCGGAGGACAAGCTTTAG
- a CDS encoding MBL fold metallo-hydrolase: protein MILDDFVLIDDKGLYCKYGDFYLDPKLPAKNAVVTHAHADHAVSGNADVYCTRATATIMQLRYERTAAKVFHIVPFNQPFTIGKVKITFIPAGHMLGSAQILMEYEGTRYLYTGDYKLQPDATCEPIEWVKTDVLITESTFADPAVIHPDPVEEIKKINDIKINILLGAYGLGKSQRLINLITEHAPRKKILVHHKIMPINAIYENMGYRPGKYQVYGRKLMKVQDEFVYIVPPFTFDSYIRATGVKRLFASGWKNLQVNSQDTLFISDHVDWNDILETITRTQPKQVWTLHGDGRHLKNHFKDEIFVKILN from the coding sequence ATGATACTCGACGATTTTGTACTTATAGATGATAAAGGCCTTTACTGCAAGTATGGCGATTTTTACCTCGACCCTAAACTGCCCGCTAAAAATGCAGTTGTTACGCATGCGCATGCCGATCATGCCGTCAGCGGCAATGCCGATGTGTATTGCACCCGCGCCACGGCAACTATAATGCAGCTAAGGTATGAACGCACTGCCGCAAAAGTTTTCCATATTGTACCCTTTAACCAGCCTTTTACAATAGGCAAGGTAAAAATTACTTTTATACCTGCCGGTCACATGCTTGGTTCGGCACAAATACTTATGGAGTACGAGGGTACGCGTTACCTATACACAGGCGACTACAAACTACAACCTGATGCCACCTGCGAACCTATAGAGTGGGTAAAAACTGATGTACTGATAACAGAGAGTACCTTTGCCGACCCGGCCGTTATACATCCCGATCCGGTTGAGGAGATTAAAAAAATCAACGATATCAAAATCAATATTTTGCTGGGCGCTTATGGACTGGGCAAAAGCCAGCGGCTTATTAACCTGATAACCGAGCACGCTCCCCGGAAAAAAATCCTGGTGCATCATAAAATTATGCCTATTAACGCCATTTACGAAAACATGGGCTACCGCCCCGGTAAATACCAGGTTTATGGCCGTAAGCTAATGAAGGTGCAGGATGAGTTTGTATATATAGTGCCCCCATTTACTTTTGATAGCTATATCAGGGCCACGGGTGTAAAGCGATTATTTGCATCGGGTTGGAAAAACCTGCAGGTAAACAGCCAGGATACGCTTTTTATATCCGACCATGTAGACTGGAATGATATCCTGGAAACCATAACCCGTACCCAACCCAAACAGGTATGGACCCTGCATGGCGATGGCCGGCATTTGAAGAATCATTTTAAAGATGAGATTTTTGTAAAAATACTCAATTGA
- a CDS encoding DUF1573 domain-containing protein has translation MKKLFLSLVAAGLLLSACNQSKTGGTAATTDSAATTTANAANAPVMKFEKESHDFGKIKTGDKVNYDFKFTNTGKSPLIISEAHATCGCTIPEWPKAPVKPGESGIIKVTFNSAGKTGLQDKQITVTANTVPAQTMVHLIGEVLTK, from the coding sequence ATGAAGAAACTGTTTTTAAGCTTAGTAGCAGCAGGTTTACTATTATCGGCCTGTAACCAATCAAAAACTGGCGGTACTGCGGCTACAACCGATAGTGCAGCTACAACCACCGCCAACGCGGCTAACGCGCCGGTAATGAAGTTTGAAAAAGAAAGCCATGATTTTGGCAAGATAAAAACCGGCGATAAGGTTAACTACGATTTTAAATTCACCAATACAGGCAAATCACCCCTCATCATCAGCGAGGCGCATGCTACCTGCGGCTGTACCATTCCGGAGTGGCCTAAAGCTCCTGTTAAACCAGGCGAAAGCGGCATTATAAAGGTTACTTTTAATAGTGCAGGCAAAACCGGCCTGCAGGACAAACAAATTACGGTTACTGCCAATACCGTACCGGCCCAAACTATGGTACACCTTATTGGCGAGGTTTTAACCAAATAA